A window of Rhodopirellula halodulae contains these coding sequences:
- a CDS encoding carbon-nitrogen hydrolase family protein translates to MSTQTPDFDVSNFERELILRNMRIDDYDSMVSMQQACFPEMKPWTREQVESQLQHFPEGQIVIECDGKLVASSSSLRLDYEDDLEWHDYKKIADSGFIRNHQPNGDTLYGIEIMVHPEFRGMRLSRRIYDARKELCRAKNIEQMIVGGRIPGYHKHSGEMKASEYIDRVIDKTFFDPVLTAQIANGFSLQGLIPNYLPSDVESCGYATFLEWKNLDHVSAGKRRFRRTVRPVRIGSVQYQMRAVKDFEEFAQQARYFVDVAGDYKCDFLLFPELFTTQLLSFLPNERPGQAARTLAEYTPQYLELFSHLAVKFDTNIIGGSHFVVEDERLYNVAFLFHRDGAIDKQYKLHITPSERKWWGVVGGPGIDVIQTDCGPVSIQVCYDVEFPELSRLAVEKGAQIIFVPFNTDTRSGYLRVRTCAAARCVENHVYVAIAGCTGNLPFCENADIHYAQSAILTPLDVTFAREGIGAEANPNIETVVIHDVDLELLRRHREQGSVQNWNDRRLDLYRVDEMR, encoded by the coding sequence ATGTCGACGCAGACGCCTGATTTTGATGTTTCGAATTTTGAGCGGGAGCTGATCCTTCGGAACATGCGAATCGATGATTATGACTCGATGGTGTCGATGCAGCAGGCTTGCTTTCCGGAGATGAAACCGTGGACTCGGGAGCAGGTTGAAAGCCAACTTCAACACTTCCCCGAAGGTCAGATCGTGATCGAATGCGATGGGAAGCTGGTCGCCAGTAGCAGCAGCCTGCGTTTGGACTACGAAGACGATCTGGAATGGCATGACTACAAGAAGATCGCCGACAGCGGATTCATCCGGAACCACCAGCCCAACGGCGACACGCTGTATGGCATCGAAATCATGGTGCACCCGGAGTTTCGCGGAATGCGACTTTCCAGGCGGATCTACGATGCTCGCAAAGAACTTTGCCGCGCGAAGAACATTGAGCAAATGATCGTGGGCGGTCGAATTCCTGGCTACCACAAGCACTCGGGTGAGATGAAGGCGAGCGAGTACATCGATCGAGTGATCGACAAGACGTTCTTTGACCCCGTGTTGACGGCACAAATCGCGAACGGATTTTCCCTACAAGGTTTGATTCCAAACTACTTGCCCAGCGACGTCGAAAGTTGTGGCTACGCGACGTTCTTGGAGTGGAAGAACCTGGATCACGTGTCGGCTGGTAAACGTCGGTTTCGGCGAACCGTGCGTCCCGTGCGAATTGGATCGGTCCAGTACCAGATGCGTGCTGTGAAAGACTTTGAGGAGTTCGCACAACAGGCTCGGTACTTTGTAGACGTGGCAGGCGACTACAAGTGCGATTTCTTATTGTTTCCGGAACTGTTCACGACGCAGTTGTTGTCGTTTCTTCCGAATGAACGGCCCGGGCAAGCCGCGAGAACTTTGGCGGAGTACACACCGCAGTATTTGGAATTGTTCAGCCATTTGGCAGTCAAATTTGATACGAACATCATTGGTGGTTCGCACTTTGTCGTGGAAGATGAGCGGCTCTACAACGTTGCGTTCCTGTTCCATCGAGATGGGGCAATCGACAAACAGTACAAGTTGCATATCACGCCGAGCGAACGAAAATGGTGGGGTGTGGTTGGCGGGCCTGGAATCGATGTGATCCAAACGGATTGCGGTCCGGTTAGTATTCAGGTGTGCTACGACGTCGAGTTCCCTGAGCTATCACGCTTGGCGGTCGAGAAAGGTGCTCAGATCATTTTCGTGCCGTTCAACACGGATACGCGAAGCGGGTATCTGCGAGTGCGGACGTGTGCGGCAGCACGATGCGTCGAAAATCATGTGTATGTTGCGATCGCGGGATGCACCGGCAATTTGCCGTTCTGCGAAAACGCGGATATTCACTACGCTCAGTCAGCGATTTTGACGCCGTTGGACGTGACGTTCGCTCGCGAGGGAATTGGAGCGGAGGCCAACCCGAACATCGAAACGGTGGTGATCCATGATGTGGACCTGGAATTGCTGCGCCGGCATCGGGAACAAGGAAGCGTGCAAAACTGGAATGACCGCCGGTTGGATTTGTATCGCGTGGATGAAATGCGGTGA
- the speA gene encoding biosynthetic arginine decarboxylase — protein sequence MSLDLKKQWTVEDSTKTFDIDRWGAGYFSISESGTVLVSPDRDPAQSIDLKELVDRLGQRNLDLPVLLRFNGILRDRLRELDRCFQKAIDDHGYKNRYRCVFPIKVNQQREVVQQIVSEGARLGFGIEAGSKPELVAAVAMGDANVPVVCNGFKDEEFIRLALLAQRLGRVVLPVVEKASELDLILDVAQELGVRPTIGMRVKLATRGSGRWQASGGYRSKFGLTVAEVLAQLDRLIAMDMGDCLQLLHFHVGSQIGNIRQLKSAILEAARIYVDLVKRGAGMKYLDVGGGLGVDYDGSRSDSESSMNYTMQEYANDVVFHTQTVCDEAEVPHPELISESGRAVAAHHSVLVMETLGVTSQGVTNLPEWAKLEGEPLSPEHGGVEMDSAGAIETSEMEGPPESYEQPVHDLWNGYVNMTQASMMETFHDAQVALDLCMNLFSGGYLPLEQRVAAENLYFAICHRVRELAEGMEERPDDLKHLDRMLSDIYFANFSLFQSMPDSWAIDQLFPIMPIHRLQEKPTRHAVLGDITCDSDGKVDAFVCNGGRHRTLMLHPLVAGEPYQLAVFMVGAYQEILGDLHNLFGDTHAVHVDIEDGVTKVRSIVKGDTVSEVLGYVQYEDRELIENLQESVETAIGEGRIDNQQAGETVGEYEKALAGYTYLSTRVK from the coding sequence GTGAGCTTGGATTTGAAGAAGCAATGGACGGTTGAGGATTCAACCAAGACGTTCGACATCGACCGTTGGGGCGCGGGGTATTTCTCGATTTCCGAATCGGGGACGGTGTTGGTTTCGCCAGATCGCGACCCGGCTCAAAGCATCGACTTGAAGGAATTGGTCGATCGTCTGGGGCAGCGAAATCTTGATCTGCCAGTCTTGCTTCGTTTCAACGGAATTTTGCGTGACCGTTTGCGTGAGCTGGATCGTTGCTTTCAAAAAGCGATCGACGACCATGGCTACAAGAACCGCTACCGTTGTGTCTTTCCGATCAAGGTGAATCAACAGCGGGAAGTCGTGCAGCAAATCGTGAGCGAGGGCGCACGGTTGGGATTTGGCATTGAAGCAGGCAGCAAGCCCGAACTGGTGGCCGCGGTTGCCATGGGCGACGCGAACGTGCCCGTCGTGTGCAATGGTTTTAAAGACGAAGAGTTCATCCGTTTGGCGTTGCTTGCTCAGCGTTTGGGCCGCGTGGTGTTGCCTGTGGTTGAAAAGGCGAGCGAGCTGGATTTGATTCTGGATGTTGCGCAGGAGCTTGGCGTTCGTCCGACGATTGGAATGCGTGTGAAGTTGGCGACTCGGGGAAGCGGTCGTTGGCAAGCGAGCGGTGGTTACCGGAGCAAGTTTGGATTGACGGTCGCTGAAGTGCTGGCGCAATTGGACCGTTTGATCGCGATGGACATGGGCGATTGCTTGCAACTGCTACATTTCCATGTTGGCAGCCAGATCGGGAATATTCGTCAACTGAAATCAGCGATTTTGGAAGCGGCTCGAATCTACGTCGATTTGGTGAAGCGCGGTGCGGGCATGAAGTATTTGGATGTCGGCGGTGGGTTGGGTGTTGATTACGACGGCTCACGCAGCGATTCCGAATCCAGCATGAACTACACGATGCAGGAGTACGCGAACGATGTGGTTTTCCATACCCAAACGGTCTGCGATGAAGCCGAGGTGCCGCATCCTGAACTGATCTCGGAATCGGGACGAGCGGTGGCGGCTCACCATAGCGTTCTTGTGATGGAAACTCTTGGGGTGACTTCACAGGGAGTTACCAATTTGCCGGAGTGGGCCAAGTTGGAGGGCGAACCATTGTCGCCGGAACATGGTGGTGTGGAGATGGACTCGGCCGGGGCGATTGAGACTTCGGAGATGGAGGGGCCGCCCGAATCGTACGAGCAACCGGTGCACGATCTGTGGAACGGGTACGTGAACATGACTCAGGCGAGCATGATGGAAACATTCCATGATGCTCAGGTCGCGTTGGATCTGTGCATGAATTTGTTCAGCGGCGGGTATCTGCCACTGGAACAACGCGTTGCGGCGGAGAACCTCTACTTCGCGATTTGCCACCGAGTTCGCGAATTGGCAGAAGGAATGGAGGAGCGTCCGGATGACCTGAAGCATTTGGATCGCATGCTATCGGATATTTATTTCGCGAATTTTTCGTTGTTCCAATCGATGCCCGATTCGTGGGCGATCGACCAGTTGTTTCCCATCATGCCGATTCACCGTTTGCAGGAGAAACCGACTCGGCACGCGGTGTTGGGGGACATCACGTGTGACAGTGATGGCAAGGTGGATGCGTTTGTTTGCAACGGCGGACGCCATCGAACGTTGATGCTGCATCCTTTGGTGGCGGGGGAGCCCTACCAGTTGGCAGTGTTCATGGTGGGGGCGTACCAAGAGATCTTGGGCGACCTTCATAATTTGTTCGGTGACACCCACGCAGTGCACGTTGACATCGAAGACGGTGTGACCAAGGTTCGATCGATCGTTAAAGGGGACACGGTTTCGGAAGTGCTGGGCTACGTGCAGTATGAAGATCGAGAGTTGATCGAGAATTTGCAGGAATCGGTCGAGACAGCGATCGGCGAAGGCCGCATCGACAATCAGCAGGCGGGTGAGACGGTTGGGGAGTACGAGAAGGCGTTGGCGGGGTACACGTATTTGTCGACACGAGTGAAGTAG
- a CDS encoding FAD:protein FMN transferase, producing MACDFVVLVPDETLRVGHRSVADVVLKHLEAIEDIESVLTIYRSDSDVSRVNALAAEQPVHVNPEVFRLLADARSLSEQTDGAFDITAGPLVDAWGFTRREGRKPTREEIMAAMDRVGWQHLSLDTTNRTVRFEKPGMALNLGAIGKGYAIDQLANNLRSEGIEDFLIHAGYSSVFASGDQQLSTDENSPEHCDIRDELEGETRRRGWLVGVSHPTVPGRRLGGLWLQNRALSTSGSGKQYFHHQGRRYGHVIDPRTGSPAGQWLALTVTTETAMDADALSTAMFVMEDEKAKKLAEQRGMGLVLVGAGKRKDEVSMESCGPLVWNE from the coding sequence ATGGCGTGCGACTTCGTGGTTCTGGTTCCTGATGAAACGCTGCGGGTTGGGCATCGCAGCGTCGCAGATGTGGTGCTCAAGCACTTGGAGGCGATCGAAGACATCGAGTCGGTGCTGACCATCTATCGCAGCGACAGCGATGTTTCTCGGGTGAACGCTCTTGCGGCTGAACAACCCGTTCATGTCAATCCGGAAGTGTTTCGCTTGTTGGCGGATGCTCGGTCATTGTCAGAGCAAACCGACGGAGCCTTTGACATCACCGCAGGGCCGTTGGTGGATGCTTGGGGGTTCACTCGGCGAGAAGGAAGGAAGCCGACTCGCGAAGAGATCATGGCGGCGATGGACAGGGTGGGGTGGCAACATCTGTCGCTTGATACAACCAATCGCACGGTTCGGTTTGAGAAGCCGGGAATGGCGCTGAATCTGGGGGCGATTGGCAAGGGTTACGCTATCGACCAACTCGCAAACAACCTGCGATCTGAGGGCATTGAAGATTTCTTGATTCACGCGGGCTATAGCAGTGTTTTTGCATCGGGGGACCAGCAACTGTCGACTGACGAGAATTCGCCAGAACACTGTGACATCCGTGATGAGCTGGAGGGAGAGACACGGAGGCGAGGATGGTTGGTGGGTGTTTCTCACCCAACCGTTCCAGGTCGACGCTTGGGTGGATTGTGGCTGCAGAATCGGGCGCTCTCGACGAGCGGAAGCGGCAAGCAGTATTTCCATCACCAGGGAAGACGCTATGGGCATGTGATTGATCCGAGGACGGGTTCCCCGGCGGGGCAGTGGCTGGCGTTGACCGTGACAACAGAAACAGCGATGGATGCGGACGCTCTGTCGACAGCGATGTTCGTGATGGAGGATGAGAAGGCGAAAAAGCTGGCGGAACAACGAGGCATGGGGCTGGTGCTGGTCGGAGCGGGAAAACGGAAGGACGAAGTGTCGATGGAAAGCTGTGGGCCGTTGGTTTGGAATGAGTGA